Within Gasterosteus aculeatus unplaced genomic scaffold, fGasAcu3.hap1.1 HAP1_SCAFFOLD_129, whole genome shotgun sequence, the genomic segment TATGAAGGAAATAAAGTTACTTTTACCTGATATAAAATCCCTAAAATCCACACAAGTGacttttaaattgatttaagggttgaaaatgcagaagcacaAATAGGCCGGAAACGTGTGCTTCGCTGCTCTTACTTTGAAGGAACAGGCCGGATGATGTCGTGTATGCTGCGGCGTTCTTGACGCTGCTCTCAGCCGGACCTGTTTtttgcagcaggaagaagagacgctggaaAACTCAACAATGTGAGTTGGACACTTGAttcattttaaactttaaaaataaatacgaGGCTTCGGTTAATTTCGACGGCGCCGGAAAGTGAGGAAAGTATTCTATTATTGCGTCACCAGACTGCGTTCACAAATCCGTTAATTGTTGTTGTAAACACTGCGGCGtcgtaataaaaaacaattagagttttttttgggagcATGAAGGTTCAGACTCCTTATCGGCATTAATTAAAATAAgcagcatttttcatttttattttattttctaacaaataaacaactgcTGTGGGTGCAAGACGATACACGGCAAACAGTTTAAATTGGGCCAGAAGTGATTCCTGCCTGCTTTTCTGTGACTTATTTAACTCCGGGTTTGTGAAATGCATTTGTCAAATAGTGCTAAAACTTAATAAAGAAAAGCTCACGGGAAGCATGCAAAGTGTTGCTCATTCAGAGAATTCTCTTATTTCCCGAGAACAATGTCTCATGTTCTCACACTCCCAGTCCAACTACACACAAGCGATGTGCAGAGGAACTACTGCACGTTTAAAGCACAAAAGGCCTCTGAATGGACCGTGGGATCGTGTTTCGATTTGACCAACATGGATCAGTCTGATTGATTCACACGAAcgacctcctcctctgtgtggcATCTTATAGATCCCGAGTGAAACATCTCGTCCATGTCAAAGTTCACCTCGCCGTGTGTGACGCAACCCTGTTGACTTATTAACTGCAGGCTGTCCACTGAATCCTTGTTTGATTCCCTAttttttataatgaaataaaacgcTGTCCGTGAAATAAGAAGCCATGAGGGTCGagctttgttttattcttgtattaaatgtcctttttcatttgattctcttttgtatgtttttattccttATGTTTTGCGTGTAAAGTGTCTAAAAGTATGATAAACATTTCTGCTCTCCGTCAGGTTGAGTAAGAGGTCGTCAGTAGCGGCTCTGCTCGCCGTGGTTGTTGGTGTTTACCTGCTGCCTTCTCCCATAGACCCCGAACCACATGTGtaactacagacacacacacacacacacacacacacacacagcaactacTTTCTAAAGAAGCAACACAGTGTACTATTATTTATTGAGCGCTTTAAACTGATATAGACTAACTGCAGTAATCTAAATCGGTCCCTGCAGACTGAAgggcccccccccggccctcgaGGGGCCGCTGGCCGTCAACACCCGGCTGCAGAAGGGTCGCAGGCTGTTTCCTGGGAAACTACACGGACCAGAATCCTTCACTGCGGATGAGGAGGGTGAGGGTGCTGACTTTTACCTCATTGTTTTAGTTAGCTACactatttaatatgaattaatgCTCGACTGCATGCAGAGTTGAGGCGTCACGTGACGTCCGCGTCGCTCTCTGTGGGTCTTTTTTCTGAGCCGTCCGCGTTGTTTCAGGTAACGTGTTCACAGGGACGGTGGACGGGAAGCTGTGGAGAATCGGTCCTGATGACACGCTCACCCTCATCACCCAGATGGGGCAGGATTTACCAGAATGCGGtcagccttttattttgaaaaaccttcCTTCTTCTAAATGATATTTGTACGTTTGTGGCGATAAGTTGTCTTTCTAATTCTCAGGATCGCATGAGCAAAAACCCTTCCTTAGGTCACGTGTtcgtgttgtgtgtctgcaggcagcAGCACGGACTACGAGCCCGTGTGCGGTCGCCCTCACGGCGTCCGCCTGGATCGCCGCGGTCAGCTGATAGTCGCCGACTCGTACCTCGGGCTGCACAGCGTCGACCCGCAAACCGGAGAGAAGACTCTGCTCCGCTCCAATGaacaaggttgtgtgtgtgtgtgtgtgtgagacatatgtgtgtagatgatccccctcccccgtctgaGACGCTCCGTGTCGTTGCTCCTCAGGCGCTGATGGCGTTCCCTTCGCCTTCCTGAACGGCCTGGAGATCTCCTCCCAGACCGGTTTGGTTtatttcaccgactcctccagccGGTGGGGACGCAGACACGTCAGGCTGGAGGTGAGCCGGACAAATGACCGCCGATGGACACCCGTCCTGTTCTTGTTgtgcgtccgtccgtccgtccggtCCGCCAGAAGAAGAGAATAAGGATGCTAATAAGGACGCTAATAAGGACGCTAATAAAGTCCTTTGAGTTCAGACAGGGTGATTACTTTAACCGGAGCGAATTAGGGTTCCATTCATCAGGAGAGAAAAGCCCCCACAGGGACCACAAGGCCCCTCGAGTGATCCAAAGGGTCCATTCGGAGGATTAAACACTTTATAGTGTTTAATGTATTCACAAGTTGGCCGGCTGCTCACGGAAAACATGTAATAACGAGTCAACAGGATTAAGAGCATATAAGAAACACGGTATTAACGAATTTTTCATTCAGCAAATTAATGGAAATCGTGACGTTGAAATTGAAATAATATGAGCGACAATAATAACGTGAACTAGTTTGACTAAATTCAGCCTTGTTAAATAAGCTACAACTTGCATTACCTTAAATTATCACGCAGGAATATAATGATAATATTGAAGACACGTATGACCCCCGACACTACGAACGAGCGCTCCGTGTCCTCAGGTGATCGAGCTGAACCGCCTCGGCCGCCTCCTCTCCTACGACCCGGAGACGGGACGCGTGGACGTCCTGCTGGACTCCCTCTACATGCCCAACGGCGTCGCCCTGTCCCCCGACGAACGCTTCCTGCTGGTGGCGGAGACGAGCATCGGACGCGTGCTGaggtacacgcacgcacgcacacgcacacgcgcgtgcacgcacacgcgtgtcacTCAGCCGACTCCCCGTCCGCCCTCAGGTACTGGCTCAAGGGGCCGAAGGCCGGCACCAAGGAGGTCGCCG encodes:
- the LOC144395260 gene encoding adipocyte plasma membrane-associated protein-like, producing CRVCCGVLDAALSRTCFLQQEEETLENSTMLSKRSSVAALLAVVVGVYLLPSPIDPEPHVLKGPPPALEGPLAVNTRLQKGRRLFPGKLHGPESFTADEEGNVFTGTVDGKLWRIGPDDTLTLITQMGQDLPECGSSTDYEPVCGRPHGVRLDRRGQLIVADSYLGLHSVDPQTGEKTLLRSNEQGADGVPFAFLNGLEISSQTGLVYFTDSSSRWGRRHVRLEVIELNRLGRLLSYDPETGRVDVLLDSLYMPNGVALSPDERFLLVAETSIGRVLRYWLKGPKAGTKEVAVDNMIGYPDNIRRSDRGTFLVGMTTTRFRKATPPFLDLIAPYPAFKRFLAKVGLIVP